In Nitrospirota bacterium, the genomic window TCGGTTGGACCCCGCTTTTCGAAGGCTTCCGCCCGCCCAGCGCAAGAAGGGAAAGCAGGAGTTCCTCGGCGTGTGCGGCCGCTGGGACAAACGCATGATGGTCTATTCGTATTCCACGGTTGGGATTAGGGCCGATTGCGATCTCATGCTCTGGCGCATCTCCTATCGTCTGGAAGATTTCCAGGAGATGTCCTCTGAAATCTTTTCGACGGGCCTGGGGAAGTATCTGACTCCTTCGTACTCCTATCTGGCCATGACCAGCCGTTCAACCTACGTCAAGGAACATTCCCATGAAGACGGCCACGCCAGCCGACTGGAAATCATTCCGGCACAATACAAATATCTCTTTGTTTATCCCTTCACCAAGACACCCGACTGGTATCTCCTGCCCTTCGAGGAACGGCAGAAAATGATGGACGCCCATTTCGCGTACGGCCACAAATACCCCTCCGTCAAGGTCAACACGACATATTCGTTCGGGCTGGACGACCAGGAGTTCGTCGTCGCCTTCGAGACCAACAAACCGGGAGATTTCCTGGATCTCGTGATGGAAATGCGGGCCACCGCCGTTCGCAAGTACACCCTCAAAGACACGCCCATCTTCACGTGCGTCAAGGAGGAGCTTCCGACCATCGCGGACCTTCTGGACTCCGGCGCCCGCTCCTAGTATTCTCACACCGGCCCCGCGTCCGGGGTCGGCCGATGCAAGAAGACATCACGCTCCTGCAACGCGGAACGACGGCGTTCCATCTCCGTCGCGGATGGGAGGATATCGCCCAAGTCATCCCCCTTCCCGCCTTATGGAACCAGCATCGCGGAGAAGCACTGGCGTTTCCCGCGCAAAACGGGACCGTACGAGCCAAGCGTAAATGCCGCGGCGGCCTTCTCGCGCCCTTGCTTCCGGACCTTTATCCCCCATGGAGGGTCGATGCGCTGCTCGCCCGCTACTCGGAAGCCTACCGAAGAGGCTTGCCCTCGGCGCGGCTTGTGGGAGTGGTTTCAGAGCCGGCGGGTCCGCTCATCGTCCGCCTGGCCGTCATCACGGAGGAAATCGCGCCGGCCGAAACGCTCTCCCAGAGGCTCGCGTCGGGCCGTGCCTCCGAAAAAGACATGATCGCCCTCGGAGGGGAGGTCCGCTCGTTGCACCGCGCCGGATTCCTCCACGGCGACTTGAATACGATGAATGTGATCATGCCTTCCCAGGACCGCCCGACCCGACTCCTCGATCTCGACGACGCCCGGTATACCGCCGGCCCGGCTCCCTCCTCCGCCTCCGAAAAAGAAATCATCCGGCTCGCGCGCTCCATCGTGAAAGGGATGCACGCGTCGGACATTTCTTCCCCTGACCCTCTTGCGCGGAGCCTCTTCCGAGGCTATGCGGATGGCGCCGACGACCGGGTCGAAGCCCTTGCGAAGAAATTGGCCGCGACCGTTCGGTTCAGGCGGATCTTCTGGTAGGACGCCGCCCCCCCCCTTCGGGGGAAGGCCGCTCCGGCCGGGATGCGGCGCCGACGGCTCCGGTTCATTGAAGCATTGAGCACGGAAGGCGTTTGTGGTACGGGTACAGACAGCCATGTGGACACGCACGTTCCTCGTAATTCTGTGCCTGCTCACCCTCCCCCCGGCGTTCGCCGAAGAGCTTACCGTCGATCACATCGTCGAGCGAGCCAAGCAGAATGAATTTCCGGACAACATGAGCGCCACGATCAAGATGGTTCTCCGGGACAAGGAAGGCAACGAACGACTGCGCGAGTTCCAGATCAAGCGGCGGGGTCAAGGCGATGACGGCGATGCCGTGATCCGCTTTGTGGCCCCGCCCGAGGTCGAAGGCACCGCTTTTCTCATGAAGAAGGAGAAAGACAAGGACGCCGAGATCTACATGTTCATTCCCGAGTTGAAACGTACCCGGCGCATCGCCGGTGCCGAGAGCAATCGAAGTTTCGTGGGGAGCGACTTTTCCTATTCCGACATTCAACTCTCGCATTTTTCAAAGGGAACACATCGGAACCTCAGGTCGGAGGCCATCGATGGCGCCGACTGCCACGTGGTTGAATCTTCCATTCCGAAAACAGAGGACGAGCCCTACGACCGGATCGTCGCGTGGATCCGGAAGGACAATTTCCTCCCGGTCCAGGTTCTTTTCTACAGCGGTTCCGATCAGCCGAAGAAAAAGTTCACCATCCAGAAGTTTGAGAAGCAGGGGCAGACGCTGGTGGTCACCGATAGCACCATGCAAACGGTGCAGAAGGGACACACCACCCAGATGCAACTGCGCGATCTGAAGCTGGGCGCCCCTCTCAAGGATTCCGAGTTCACCCTGCGCGCGCTTGAGCGCGGGTAATGATCTCCGCGGAGCCTAAAGGCTCCGCAACGCAATTGGGAAACCGTCATCGACCCTTCCAGGCATCACACGCAGCCATCGGTTTCCGGCCGGCCGGCTTCCTGTTCATGGCCGTCCTCGGTTCGCTCGCGCTTCCCGTTACTGGAAGCGCCGTGGAGGCCCGGCTGAAAGGCTACGCGAAAACCGCACTATCGAGAGATCTTCGCGACGATTCCCCACGGGAGGACTACTCCCAGAACGCCGCAAAAGTCTTCGCCGAGGCGAAGCTCAATGCGGGCGAATCGTCCTCCCTCGTCCTTTCGGGGAAGCTGCGATACGACGTCTTTCTCTCGCGCCGGCTGGATCCCAAGACCGAAGGCGCGGTCGAGGCCGGCCTCCACGAGTTGTATGGCGACTTCTCCCGCGGCGACCTGGATGCGCGCATCGGCTACCAGACGATGACCTGGGCCGAGAACCTTTTGCTCAGCCCCATCGACACGTTGAATCCGCCCGACATCCGCACCCTTCTCGATCCGGATTCCGACGAACTCAAGCTTCCGCTCCTAGCGGCGAAACTCCAATACTACCCTCTGCCGGACCTCAAGCTTGAAGGGGTCTGGATCCCTTTTTTCCGCGAGGCTGGATTCGATCTCTTTGCGCGCGATCAGGCGATGCTGAAACACGAAACCATCACCGTCGAGGCACCCGGGGAGCTGTTGATCCTGGGCGACGACCCCCAGTCGATCTTCCGCGACCCCCAGCTGCAGCACCGCGCCAACAGCGTCTTCAAGGCCACCGACTTTCCGGAGGACGATCTTTCCGCAAGCGAGCTGGGCGCACGGGCGACCTTCTCGCTCGATCCTCTGAGCGCCGCCGCGTCCTACTTCTACACGCACGACGATCTCCCCGCCGTGGATGCGAATCCGGCCCTGGTCCGGTTCATCAAGGACGCCTTCATCAGCCAGACCGAACTCCTTCAGATCACCCAGATGGAGGACCCCTTCCGGATGACTTTTCCCCGCCACCATGAAGCGGGGATCTCGCTCAATGCCACCCTCCTCGACACCAACCTCGGGATGGACACGCTATACACCAGCCGGAGAGCCGTGTATGACCGGGACCTTGCACGATTCGATCGCGCGGATTTCACGTTCGGAGTGGGCGGCGATCGCGTGCTCTTCAGCAATCACGTGATGATCGGTCTGGAAGCCCTGGGCGTCTGGTTCCCCGACCTCCCGAAACAGAAACTGTCCGGCGCCGACCTGGTCCCCGTGGACCTTCTCCTGATCCGAAACCCCCTCTACACCGTGATCGGGTTGGCGCGCCTCATGCTTCTCGACGAGGACCTCACGATCGAGGCGCGCGCTCTGGCGCTGCCCTCCTTCGGCGAGTCGCTTTGGACGCCGAGGTGCGAGTATACCTTCTCCGACCAGTGGAAGGCTTTTGCCGCTGCCACCTATTTCGTCGGAAAACCGGGAAAGCTCCTGGGGGTGGGCGAGAACGACCCCCTCCCCGATCTCCACCCCATCGGGTATCTGAAGGAAAATTCCAATCTGATCCTCGGACTCAAGTACCTTTTCTGAACCTGACACTTTGAGGCGGCCGCCTCTTGTCGTCAGGTTCACAGAAGATCGAGGCGTGAGTAGAGGTTTCCTACATCCGCAATTCTTCGAGACGCTCCGCGAAACGGTCGAGATTGCGTCGCAGGCGGGTTTCCACGTCGTGCCCGAGGTCGATCAGGTTGTCCGCGAGGCGGACTCCGCGGGAGAGAATATCGATGGCCACGTGGATGGGCTCTGGAAGCAGATCCGCGGCTGCGCGGTCCCAGGAGAAACCGACCTCGCGTCCGAGCGCCCGGTCCTTGACGCGGCGCGAACCGGCGGATGGTTTTCGCTTTACCCCTTTATTCATCCCCTTCCCCCCTTTCGAACGGTCTACTCCATCTTACGCCGCCTTCTTCACTCTGTACATGGCCGCATCGGCCGCCCGGCAGAGGGACTCCTGGTCGTACGCGTCCACCCAGAAGACCGCCGTGCCGATGGAGGCGGACACGGGGATCCACTGGCCCTCCGGCGACCGAACGGAGCGGTCCCGCCCGATCATCCATCTGAATCGCTGCGCGTATTGGTCGGCTCCGGGCCTCCGCGTTTCCACGAGAATGACGGCAAACTCGTCTCCTCCGATGCGCGAGGGAAAATCGGCTCTCCTGCACGTCGCCTTCACGGCCTTCGCCACGGCCTGGATGTATCGATCCCCCGTGACGTGCCCAAACGTATCGTTGATCTGCTTCATGCCGTCCGCATCCACATAGGCGAGCGCCAGCGGCCGCCGGTACCGCCTGGAGCGTGCCACCTCCAGGGTCAGCGTTCGCCCAAATGCCCCTCGATTCCACAATCCCGTGAGCGGATCCATTTCAGAGGCGCGCCGCACTTCGTCCAGTTCCGCTTTCTCCCGCGCCGCCGCCATCACCCTTGCCGCGAGCTCCCTCGGATCGAACGGCTTGCTGACGTAG contains:
- a CDS encoding chlorite dismutase family protein, whose amino-acid sequence is MTGPESTKAPASPETRRQYVNFRFLRLDPAFRRLPPAQRKKGKQEFLGVCGRWDKRMMVYSYSTVGIRADCDLMLWRISYRLEDFQEMSSEIFSTGLGKYLTPSYSYLAMTSRSTYVKEHSHEDGHASRLEIIPAQYKYLFVYPFTKTPDWYLLPFEERQKMMDAHFAYGHKYPSVKVNTTYSFGLDDQEFVVAFETNKPGDFLDLVMEMRATAVRKYTLKDTPIFTCVKEELPTIADLLDSGARS
- a CDS encoding outer membrane lipoprotein-sorting protein, yielding MWTRTFLVILCLLTLPPAFAEELTVDHIVERAKQNEFPDNMSATIKMVLRDKEGNERLREFQIKRRGQGDDGDAVIRFVAPPEVEGTAFLMKKEKDKDAEIYMFIPELKRTRRIAGAESNRSFVGSDFSYSDIQLSHFSKGTHRNLRSEAIDGADCHVVESSIPKTEDEPYDRIVAWIRKDNFLPVQVLFYSGSDQPKKKFTIQKFEKQGQTLVVTDSTMQTVQKGHTTQMQLRDLKLGAPLKDSEFTLRALERG
- a CDS encoding diguanylate cyclase, with protein sequence MKNVQSGKVLVVDDDPDVLQTVVTRLKGSGWMVGEARDGRSALEQIRNGKFDVIVLDVMLPDVDGYTVLRQILATPDHPRVIFLSALSSTENRLKGLGSGAVDYVSKPFDPRELAARVMAAAREKAELDEVRRASEMDPLTGLWNRGAFGRTLTLEVARSRRYRRPLALAYVDADGMKQINDTFGHVTGDRYIQAVAKAVKATCRRADFPSRIGGDEFAVILVETRRPGADQYAQRFRWMIGRDRSVRSPEGQWIPVSASIGTAVFWVDAYDQESLCRAADAAMYRVKKAA